One Myxococcus guangdongensis DNA segment encodes these proteins:
- a CDS encoding bifunctional acetate--CoA ligase family protein/GNAT family N-acetyltransferase yields the protein MDPRAPGSRKSDPSYDVLHQQQRTRQPLDVLFKPRSVAVVGASERPGSVGRTVLWNLISNPFGGTVYPINPKRPNVLGIRAWPSLRALPEPVDLAVVVTPAAAVPDVIRECAEVGVQGAIIISAGFKETGPEGAALEQEVLQIARAAGIRIIGPNCLGVMRPPTGFNATFAGSMARPGNVAFISQSGALLTAILDWSLRESVGFSAFVSVGSMLDVGWGDLIDYLADDPMTRSILIYMESIGDARAFLSAAREVALTKPIIVIKAGRTAQAAQAAASHTGTLTGSDEVLTAAFRRSGVLRVESISDLFYMAETLARQPRPSGRRLTVLTNAGGPGVLATDALVAGGGELAVLGDDTRAALNTFLPPQWSHANPVDVLGDADPERYARALEVAGKDPNSDGLLVILTPQDMTEPTQTADRLKPYAKLGHKPVLASWMGGSEVAAGERILNDAGIPTFGYPDTAARIFNYMWRYAYNLAGLYETPTLTEEATGRRDVARGLVDAARAQGRTLLTEFESKQLLAAYGIPTVETRLATTEDGAVAEAQSLGFPVVLKLHSFTVTHKTDVGGVRLDLPDVDAVRAAFRGIRERLVELGQGDAFAGVTVQPMVRLGGYELIVGSSLDPQFGPVLLFGAGGTLVEVFKDRGLGFPPLNTTLARRMMEQTRILQALKGVRGAKPVDLPELERLLVRFGQLVVEQRWVKEVDINPLLASPERLLALDARVVLHPPSVTEAELPRLVIEPYPQQYVAPFRMKSGEELMLRPIRPEDEPAMARFHKTLSEQTVFLRYAGLMQLSTRVAHERLARICFNDYARELALVAERKGGELLGVGRLTRLRGTEDAEYAILISDEVQHQGLGTEMLRRLVEVGRAWGMRRIVADILAGNRAMQNVSKQLGFSILPHEELAPDMVKAVKVL from the coding sequence ATGGACCCGCGCGCCCCAGGCTCCCGGAAGTCGGACCCTTCCTACGACGTGCTGCACCAGCAGCAGCGCACACGTCAGCCCCTGGACGTCCTCTTCAAACCCCGCAGCGTCGCGGTGGTGGGCGCCAGCGAGCGTCCGGGGAGCGTGGGGCGCACCGTCCTCTGGAACCTCATCAGCAACCCCTTCGGCGGCACCGTCTATCCCATCAACCCCAAGCGCCCCAATGTGCTCGGCATCCGCGCCTGGCCGTCCCTGCGGGCCCTGCCGGAGCCGGTGGACCTGGCCGTCGTCGTCACGCCCGCGGCCGCCGTGCCCGACGTCATCCGTGAGTGCGCGGAGGTGGGCGTTCAGGGCGCCATCATCATCTCCGCGGGCTTCAAGGAGACAGGGCCCGAGGGCGCGGCCCTGGAGCAGGAGGTGCTCCAGATTGCGCGGGCCGCCGGCATCCGCATCATCGGCCCCAACTGCCTGGGCGTGATGCGCCCACCCACGGGCTTCAACGCCACCTTCGCGGGCTCCATGGCCCGCCCTGGCAACGTGGCCTTCATCAGCCAGAGCGGCGCGCTCCTGACGGCCATCCTCGACTGGAGCCTGCGCGAGTCGGTGGGCTTCAGCGCCTTCGTCTCCGTGGGCTCCATGCTGGATGTGGGCTGGGGCGACCTCATCGACTACCTCGCCGATGACCCGATGACGCGCTCCATCCTCATCTACATGGAGTCCATCGGCGACGCGCGAGCCTTCCTCTCGGCCGCGCGTGAGGTGGCGCTCACCAAGCCCATCATCGTCATCAAGGCGGGGCGCACGGCGCAGGCCGCGCAGGCCGCCGCTTCCCACACCGGCACGCTGACGGGCAGCGACGAGGTGCTCACCGCCGCGTTCCGTCGCTCCGGCGTGCTGCGCGTGGAGTCCATCTCCGACCTCTTCTACATGGCGGAGACACTCGCCCGGCAGCCCAGGCCGTCGGGCCGTCGTCTCACGGTGCTCACCAACGCGGGAGGTCCCGGAGTCCTCGCAACCGATGCGCTCGTGGCTGGCGGAGGCGAGCTGGCGGTGCTCGGAGACGACACGCGCGCGGCCCTGAACACCTTCCTCCCGCCCCAGTGGAGCCACGCCAATCCCGTGGACGTGCTGGGAGACGCGGACCCGGAGCGCTACGCGCGGGCGCTCGAGGTGGCGGGCAAGGACCCGAACAGCGACGGGCTGCTGGTCATCCTCACGCCGCAGGACATGACCGAGCCCACGCAGACGGCGGACCGGCTCAAGCCCTACGCGAAGCTCGGGCACAAGCCGGTGCTGGCGAGCTGGATGGGCGGCTCCGAGGTCGCCGCCGGTGAGCGCATCCTCAACGACGCGGGCATCCCCACCTTCGGCTATCCCGACACGGCCGCGCGCATCTTCAATTACATGTGGCGCTACGCGTACAACCTCGCGGGCCTGTATGAGACGCCCACGCTCACCGAGGAGGCCACCGGGCGTCGGGACGTGGCGCGCGGCCTCGTGGACGCGGCGAGGGCACAAGGTCGCACGCTGCTGACGGAGTTCGAGTCCAAGCAGCTGCTCGCCGCCTACGGCATCCCCACGGTGGAGACACGGCTCGCCACGACCGAGGACGGCGCGGTGGCCGAGGCCCAGTCCCTGGGCTTCCCCGTGGTGCTCAAGCTCCACTCCTTCACGGTGACGCACAAGACGGACGTCGGAGGCGTGCGGCTGGACCTCCCGGACGTGGACGCCGTGCGCGCGGCGTTCCGGGGCATCCGTGAGCGACTGGTGGAGCTGGGGCAGGGGGATGCGTTCGCGGGCGTCACGGTTCAGCCGATGGTGCGCCTCGGAGGCTACGAGCTCATCGTGGGCAGCAGCCTGGACCCGCAGTTCGGCCCGGTGCTGCTGTTCGGCGCGGGTGGGACGCTGGTGGAGGTGTTCAAGGACCGGGGGCTGGGCTTCCCGCCGCTCAACACCACGCTCGCGCGGAGGATGATGGAGCAGACGCGCATCCTCCAGGCGCTCAAGGGCGTGCGAGGGGCGAAGCCCGTGGACCTGCCCGAACTGGAGCGGCTGCTCGTGCGCTTCGGCCAGCTCGTGGTGGAGCAGCGCTGGGTGAAGGAGGTGGACATCAATCCACTGCTCGCCTCTCCCGAGCGCCTGCTCGCGCTGGACGCGCGGGTGGTGTTGCATCCCCCGTCCGTGACGGAAGCCGAGCTGCCCCGGCTGGTCATCGAGCCATACCCGCAGCAGTACGTGGCGCCCTTCCGGATGAAGAGCGGCGAGGAGCTGATGCTGCGTCCCATCCGCCCCGAGGACGAGCCGGCGATGGCGCGCTTCCACAAGACGCTCTCCGAGCAGACGGTGTTCCTGCGCTACGCGGGGCTGATGCAGCTGAGCACGCGCGTGGCGCACGAGCGCCTGGCGCGCATCTGCTTCAACGACTACGCGCGCGAGCTGGCGCTGGTGGCCGAGCGCAAGGGCGGAGAGCTGTTGGGGGTGGGCCGCCTGACGCGCCTGCGAGGCACGGAGGACGCGGAGTACGCCATCCTCATCAGCGACGAGGTGCAGCACCAGGGCCTGGGGACGGAGATGCTGCGCCGGCTGGTGGAGGTGGGGCGCGCGTGGGGCATGCGGCGCATCGTCGCGGACATCCTGGCGGGCAACCGGGCCATGCAGAACGTCAGCAAGCAGCTGGGGTTCTCCATCCTGCCGCACGAGGAGCTGGCCCCGGACATGGTCAAAGCGGTGAAGGTGCTCTGA
- a CDS encoding siderophore-interacting protein, translating to MASGQGIIGGLLGRLFFREATVERVREVSPHFRWVEWAGAGLRDISWSPGDKVQVYLPGEGMRTYTPLGWDAALGATRFLVYLHGDGPGAAWGRALKPGDRCQFFGPRGSIDLKSLRGPVVLFGDETSFAVAYTLRNLRASTADVEYVFEVSACAESESVLTELGLTGATLVERQAADAHAKEVASRVRAALERRPGAQLVLTGRARSIQALRATLRDSGAPHAGQKVKAYWADGKRGLD from the coding sequence ATGGCTTCGGGGCAGGGAATCATCGGCGGATTGTTGGGGCGGTTGTTCTTCCGGGAGGCGACGGTGGAGCGCGTCCGCGAGGTGTCGCCGCACTTCCGCTGGGTGGAGTGGGCGGGGGCGGGTCTGCGGGACATCTCCTGGAGCCCAGGTGACAAGGTGCAGGTCTACCTCCCGGGCGAGGGCATGCGGACGTACACACCGCTGGGTTGGGACGCGGCGTTGGGGGCCACGCGCTTCCTCGTCTATCTGCACGGTGACGGCCCTGGCGCGGCGTGGGGACGCGCCCTCAAGCCCGGGGACCGCTGCCAGTTCTTCGGGCCACGAGGCTCCATCGACCTGAAGTCCCTGCGCGGCCCCGTGGTGCTCTTCGGCGACGAGACGTCCTTCGCCGTGGCGTACACGCTGCGCAACCTGCGAGCGAGCACGGCCGACGTCGAATACGTGTTCGAGGTCTCCGCGTGCGCCGAGTCGGAGTCCGTGCTCACGGAGCTGGGGCTCACCGGAGCCACGTTGGTGGAGCGGCAGGCGGCCGACGCGCACGCGAAGGAGGTGGCGTCGCGGGTGCGCGCGGCGCTGGAGCGCAGACCTGGCGCACAGCTCGTCCTGACCGGCCGCGCCCGCTCCATCCAAGCCCTGCGCGCCACGCTGCGCGACAGCGGCGCACCCCACGCAGGCCAGAAGGTGAAGGCCTACTGGGCCGACGGCAAACGCGGCCTCGACTGA
- a CDS encoding ricin-type beta-trefoil lectin domain protein: protein MNRRQHVLWTAAGLFTTLVLSTSALAKVEEVSTEVLTAMQRDLGLTTEQARERLENEAIAARTERTLRGELGDSFGGAWLSETADRLIVGVTTAAGEQAVRRAGAEPRWVRRTERELDALKESLDRGADVVSKDIHGWYVDLPTNSVVVLAQDTAVVNAERFIAESGVRDGAVRVVISRERFRPRYDVRGGDAYYINSVSARCTIGFAVDGGFVTAGHCGAVNSFTLGNNGVIQGIVRGSSFPSNDYGWVQVSWDWIPRPWVYNYAWANVPVAGSAEAGLNASVCRSGSSSGWHCGTIIAKNVTANYAEGHVYGLTYSWMCVEPGDSGGPVLWGNQAQGVVSGGTGNCAAASGYVLFQPVNEILSAYGLSLTTQGASEIVGLQGSCIDVAYSSTANGTPLQLWACNSTDAQKWSFLADGSLRAFGKCMDVTWSSPTSGTPLQLWDCNGTDAQKFYFSDAGELVNRLTQKCVTVESSSGGNGARLQIWECIGAATQKWQPR from the coding sequence ATGAACCGAAGACAGCATGTGCTCTGGACCGCGGCAGGGTTGTTCACCACCCTGGTCCTTTCCACCTCCGCGCTCGCGAAGGTCGAGGAGGTCTCCACCGAAGTGCTCACCGCGATGCAGCGGGACCTGGGGCTGACCACCGAGCAGGCGCGTGAGCGGCTGGAGAACGAGGCCATCGCCGCGCGTACGGAGCGGACGCTTCGCGGTGAGCTGGGTGACTCCTTCGGTGGCGCGTGGCTGAGCGAGACGGCAGACCGGCTCATCGTCGGCGTCACCACCGCCGCGGGCGAGCAGGCCGTGCGTCGGGCGGGCGCGGAGCCTCGTTGGGTGAGGCGCACGGAGCGGGAGTTGGACGCGCTGAAGGAGTCGCTGGACCGGGGCGCGGACGTGGTCAGCAAGGACATCCATGGTTGGTACGTGGACCTCCCCACCAACAGCGTCGTGGTGCTCGCCCAGGACACGGCGGTGGTGAACGCCGAGCGCTTCATCGCGGAGAGTGGAGTGAGGGACGGCGCTGTGCGGGTCGTCATCTCCCGCGAGCGGTTCCGGCCCCGGTATGACGTGCGCGGCGGTGATGCCTATTACATCAACAGCGTGAGCGCTCGCTGCACCATCGGCTTCGCCGTGGACGGAGGCTTTGTCACCGCGGGCCACTGCGGCGCGGTGAACTCCTTCACCCTGGGCAACAACGGCGTGATTCAAGGCATCGTGCGCGGCTCGTCCTTCCCGAGCAATGACTACGGCTGGGTGCAGGTGAGCTGGGACTGGATTCCACGACCGTGGGTCTACAACTACGCGTGGGCCAACGTCCCTGTCGCCGGCTCCGCCGAGGCGGGCCTCAATGCGTCCGTCTGTCGCTCGGGCTCCAGTAGCGGGTGGCACTGCGGGACCATCATTGCGAAGAACGTCACCGCCAACTACGCCGAAGGCCACGTGTACGGGCTCACGTACAGCTGGATGTGCGTGGAGCCCGGCGACTCGGGGGGCCCGGTGCTCTGGGGCAACCAGGCGCAGGGCGTGGTCTCGGGCGGCACGGGCAACTGCGCTGCCGCCAGCGGCTACGTGCTCTTCCAGCCGGTGAACGAGATTCTCTCCGCCTACGGCCTGTCGCTCACCACCCAGGGCGCGAGTGAAATCGTCGGACTCCAGGGCAGCTGCATCGACGTGGCCTACTCCAGCACGGCCAATGGGACGCCGCTCCAGCTCTGGGCCTGCAACAGCACGGACGCGCAGAAGTGGAGCTTCCTCGCCGATGGCTCGTTGCGCGCCTTCGGCAAGTGCATGGATGTCACCTGGAGCTCCCCGACGAGCGGCACGCCCCTTCAGCTCTGGGACTGCAACGGCACGGACGCGCAGAAGTTCTACTTCAGCGACGCTGGCGAGCTGGTCAATCGGCTGACCCAGAAGTGCGTGACGGTGGAGAGCTCGAGCGGTGGCAACGGCGCGCGCCTGCAAATCTGGGAATGCATCGGCGCCGCCACCCAGAAGTGGCAGCCGCGCTGA
- a CDS encoding NmrA family NAD(P)-binding protein produces MSIVINTPNGNIGRPLAHALLDAGKQLTLISRDARKVEDLVKRGAKVVEGSTDDAAVLDKALAGASALFWLTPPATRPDFIEWAEATARLAAGKAKQHGVKRVVVLSSIGAQTGRGTGPVGALLAVEEAFKAAVADVTILRPGYFMENLLQSLPTLASASTLFVPIPMARALPMVAVADIARKAADVLLDAGWKGSRILGVHGPAHLSYVDVARILTEVSGKPVSAVQISIDDFRKAMTGYGLPDFLVGLLAEMYQAVGEGRMDPAEPRSAETTTATTLAQWAKTVLVPAVEQARAAAA; encoded by the coding sequence ATGAGCATCGTCATCAACACCCCGAACGGAAACATTGGCCGTCCCCTCGCGCACGCGCTGCTGGATGCGGGCAAGCAGCTCACGCTCATCAGCCGGGACGCGCGCAAGGTGGAGGACCTGGTCAAGCGCGGCGCGAAGGTGGTGGAGGGCTCCACGGACGACGCGGCGGTGCTGGACAAGGCCCTCGCGGGAGCGAGCGCCCTCTTCTGGCTGACGCCCCCGGCGACGCGGCCGGACTTCATCGAGTGGGCCGAGGCGACGGCGCGGCTGGCGGCGGGCAAGGCGAAGCAGCACGGCGTGAAGCGGGTGGTGGTGCTGTCGAGCATCGGCGCGCAGACGGGCCGGGGCACCGGCCCGGTGGGCGCGCTCCTGGCGGTGGAGGAGGCGTTCAAGGCCGCCGTCGCGGACGTCACCATCCTGCGTCCGGGCTACTTCATGGAGAACCTGCTGCAGTCGCTGCCGACGCTGGCGAGCGCGAGCACGCTGTTCGTGCCCATCCCCATGGCGCGCGCGCTGCCCATGGTGGCGGTGGCGGACATCGCGCGCAAGGCGGCGGACGTGCTGCTGGACGCGGGCTGGAAGGGCTCGCGCATCCTCGGCGTGCACGGCCCCGCGCACCTGTCGTACGTGGACGTGGCGCGCATCCTCACGGAGGTGTCCGGCAAGCCGGTGAGCGCCGTGCAGATCTCCATCGACGACTTCCGCAAGGCGATGACGGGGTACGGCCTGCCGGACTTCCTGGTGGGGCTGCTGGCGGAGATGTACCAGGCGGTGGGCGAGGGGCGCATGGACCCCGCGGAGCCGCGCAGCGCGGAGACCACCACGGCCACGACGCTGGCGCAGTGGGCGAAGACGGTGCTCGTGCCGGCTGTGGAGCAGGCTCGCGCGGCGGCGGCGTAG
- a CDS encoding LysR family transcriptional regulator, with the protein MSAMHTARRKARAPRRPRAPRPRAPSPPANPDLDLANINLNLAVALDALLTEGNVTRAATRVGITQSAMSHALRQLRELLGDALLIRGRGGMVRTPRAEQLATPLHRGLLEVQRALRNESVFDPKASSRRFVLATTDYFASALLPSLLELMDTEAPQVDLVVRPLVIPQIESQLESGELDLVVGAYPEPSPVLRQQKLFTEHFVCVVRRDNSVVKQRLDLETFLRLPHVLMSPRGEGVGAVDIALEKLGRTRRIGLRLPYFLTAALAVTRTNHVLTAPRRLAELLVEPGNLRILPPPVELAPFDVLQVWHERFDGDPAHRWLRGMMVRAAAAPRSNR; encoded by the coding sequence ATGAGCGCCATGCATACCGCCCGCCGCAAGGCCCGCGCCCCCAGACGGCCCCGTGCCCCACGCCCCCGCGCGCCGAGCCCGCCCGCGAACCCCGACCTGGACCTGGCGAACATCAACCTCAACCTCGCGGTGGCGCTCGACGCGCTGCTGACCGAAGGCAACGTCACCCGCGCCGCGACCCGCGTGGGAATCACCCAGTCCGCCATGAGCCACGCGCTGCGCCAGCTGCGCGAGCTGCTCGGGGACGCGCTGCTCATCCGGGGACGCGGCGGCATGGTGCGCACCCCTCGCGCCGAGCAGCTCGCCACGCCCCTGCACCGGGGCCTGCTCGAGGTCCAACGCGCCCTGCGCAACGAGTCCGTCTTCGACCCGAAGGCCTCCTCGCGGCGCTTCGTCCTCGCCACGACGGACTACTTCGCCTCCGCCCTGCTCCCCTCCCTCCTGGAGCTGATGGACACCGAGGCCCCCCAGGTGGACCTGGTGGTGCGCCCCCTCGTCATCCCCCAAATCGAATCCCAGCTGGAGAGCGGCGAGCTGGACCTGGTGGTGGGCGCCTACCCAGAGCCCTCCCCCGTCCTGCGCCAGCAGAAGCTCTTCACCGAGCACTTCGTGTGCGTCGTGCGCCGCGACAACTCCGTGGTGAAGCAACGGTTGGACCTGGAAACATTCCTGCGGCTGCCGCACGTGTTGATGAGCCCGCGGGGCGAGGGCGTGGGAGCGGTGGACATCGCGTTGGAGAAGCTGGGTCGCACGCGACGCATCGGCCTGCGGCTGCCGTACTTCCTCACCGCGGCGCTGGCGGTGACGCGCACCAACCACGTGCTCACCGCCCCTCGCCGGCTCGCCGAGCTGCTCGTCGAGCCAGGCAACCTCCGCATCCTCCCTCCCCCCGTGGAGCTCGCCCCGTTCGACGTCCTCCAGGTCTGGCACGAGCGTTTCGACGGCGACCCGGCCCACCGGTGGCTCCGGGGGATGATGGTCCGCGCCGCCGCCGCACCGCGTAGCAACCGCTAA
- a CDS encoding DUF2378 family protein → MTSSEKLIFTQTVEAIFLRALENRLTPACREHLRRAGLDLEQKLERTYTLEQWKEFLRIAAGHVYGGVPAEAAYYSLGERFMDAYFGTFFGRALLGVVRLAGPRRMLLRAGMGFRAGNNFSVVEIVERSPTFVELRMNDVLADLPTFSAGLLARAVELCGGFRVVVLPEEFDGTASTFHIRWAEVTAEAAMPPPEDGSAGASRPRA, encoded by the coding sequence ATGACTTCTTCCGAGAAGCTGATTTTCACGCAAACCGTGGAAGCGATCTTCCTTCGCGCTCTCGAGAACCGGCTGACGCCCGCGTGCCGCGAGCACCTGCGTCGTGCGGGGCTGGACCTCGAGCAGAAGCTGGAGCGGACCTACACGTTGGAGCAATGGAAGGAGTTCCTTCGCATCGCCGCGGGCCACGTCTACGGCGGCGTTCCCGCCGAGGCCGCCTACTACTCGCTGGGCGAGCGCTTCATGGACGCCTACTTCGGGACCTTCTTCGGTCGCGCGCTGCTGGGCGTCGTGCGGCTCGCCGGCCCCCGGAGGATGCTGCTGCGGGCGGGGATGGGCTTTCGCGCCGGCAACAACTTCAGTGTGGTCGAAATCGTCGAGCGCAGTCCCACTTTCGTGGAGCTGCGGATGAACGACGTGCTGGCGGACCTGCCCACGTTCTCCGCGGGGCTGCTGGCCCGGGCGGTGGAGCTGTGTGGTGGCTTCCGCGTGGTGGTGCTGCCGGAGGAGTTCGACGGCACGGCGTCCACGTTCCACATCCGCTGGGCGGAGGTGACGGCGGAGGCGGCCATGCCTCCTCCCGAGGATGGTTCGGCGGGCGCGTCGCGTCCTCGCGCCTGA
- a CDS encoding DUF3014 domain-containing protein, producing the protein MDGNGGDVVGKLERGALWGWGLVILVAAVLAGAGVWHGLLHRAPDAPAAPLPVAQAPRALDRGPDTPLPPAAEIDALLRSRLAGASSQREFGVWLREADLLRRFVAVVSNMASGESPRAVVGFLAPSGDFQVRTHEGRTHIAKRTYARYDAVGRVVGSLDSTLLVDTYREVRRLAERIHQESAPPGSSFESTLQRAFEQVLAVPVLDSDVEVMAKGALYVYADPALEALTPAQKHLLRMGPANLRLIQGKVREVSQKLNQQASRP; encoded by the coding sequence ATGGACGGCAATGGCGGTGATGTGGTGGGGAAGCTCGAGCGTGGCGCGCTCTGGGGTTGGGGCCTGGTGATTCTGGTGGCGGCGGTGCTCGCGGGAGCCGGGGTATGGCACGGCCTCCTGCATCGAGCACCGGATGCGCCCGCCGCCCCGCTGCCCGTCGCCCAGGCGCCCAGGGCGTTGGACCGGGGCCCGGACACGCCGCTGCCTCCCGCCGCGGAGATCGACGCGCTCCTGCGCTCGCGGCTCGCGGGCGCCTCGTCCCAGCGCGAGTTCGGCGTGTGGCTGCGCGAGGCGGACCTGCTGCGCCGCTTCGTCGCCGTGGTGTCGAACATGGCCAGCGGCGAGAGCCCCCGGGCGGTGGTGGGGTTCCTGGCCCCCTCCGGTGACTTCCAGGTCCGCACCCACGAGGGCCGCACGCACATCGCGAAGCGGACGTACGCCCGCTATGACGCGGTGGGCCGGGTGGTGGGCAGCCTGGACTCGACGCTGCTGGTGGACACGTACCGCGAGGTGCGCCGTTTGGCCGAGCGCATCCACCAGGAGAGCGCTCCGCCGGGCAGCTCGTTCGAGTCCACGCTCCAGCGCGCCTTCGAGCAGGTGCTCGCGGTGCCGGTGCTCGACAGCGACGTGGAGGTGATGGCCAAGGGCGCGCTGTACGTGTACGCGGACCCGGCGCTGGAGGCGCTCACGCCCGCGCAGAAGCACCTGCTGCGGATGGGCCCCGCGAACCTGCGCCTCATCCAGGGCAAGGTCCGCGAGGTGTCGCAGAAGCTCAACCAGCAGGCCTCGAGGCCCTGA
- a CDS encoding two-component system sensor histidine kinase NtrB, translated as MRFSLLPVLLLCTALTGVIGGAVYFIQRDRQALVDQFARERQAQLREAARGVSEALEDVGEDLRFTAELLSQPGSPEEHRRELRALLEAVGQYKAIVVFGPEGDERLRLLDRRTGESIARQYPAQALGLTAKSALEGPEGHIASSPPLSGDVSGWLRAFATALPEDSPGGGGAVVVLVDAEPLFAPLKLLTAESDTHLLLLGAHGTPTALSAPMLAARYQRLGTEAKDTPGLALLRERMREGEAGSLVIDRAEAATLGLGDAEVVASFAPVSMKNGALWPLASLSSTRGLRSHERSLVLRLSFAAFLFSSFLIAFGVYVVLARSRAVALQESLRHASRLAHLHDKTQKILDHIPTGVLALSTSGRITSANQALSSRMPKDVVGSTLAAAFPQAHAPVIQRLEELVNAAGQDNRVRSLHAEPLRLFEAEGQYNVHAVPLEPHQPDVRTLLVLEDLSNLRALEGQLLRAEKLATVGVLAAGIAHEIGTPLGIIRGRAEYVQDKLGPEHPQGPGVGAIVEQIDRVSRTIRQLLDFSRLQPAESRAVSLAPLVRSVQELLRVEAERRHVDLRLEVSQPLPSLAADADQLQQVLVNLLLNACDACEPGGQVRLTATPGEADASGAWGRVCITIEDDGCGIAPRHLHQVFDPFFTTKKRGLGTGLGLTMVAHIVRNHGGRIELDSAPGQGTRVMLQWPAAAPAREEQHVG; from the coding sequence ATGCGCTTCTCCCTGCTGCCCGTCCTGTTGTTGTGCACGGCGCTCACCGGCGTCATCGGCGGAGCCGTGTATTTCATCCAGCGGGACAGGCAGGCGCTGGTGGACCAGTTCGCCCGGGAGCGGCAGGCGCAGCTGCGCGAGGCCGCTCGCGGGGTGTCCGAGGCGCTGGAGGACGTGGGTGAGGACCTGCGCTTCACCGCCGAGCTGCTCTCCCAGCCCGGCTCGCCCGAGGAGCACCGCCGGGAGCTGCGCGCGCTCCTGGAGGCGGTGGGCCAGTACAAGGCCATCGTCGTCTTCGGCCCCGAGGGCGACGAGCGCCTGCGCCTGTTGGACCGGCGCACCGGTGAGTCCATCGCCCGGCAATACCCCGCCCAGGCGCTGGGCCTCACCGCGAAGAGCGCGCTGGAGGGGCCCGAGGGCCACATCGCGTCCTCGCCGCCGTTGAGCGGAGACGTGTCCGGGTGGCTGAGGGCCTTCGCCACGGCGTTGCCGGAGGACTCGCCGGGCGGTGGTGGCGCGGTGGTGGTGCTGGTGGACGCCGAGCCCCTCTTCGCGCCGCTCAAGCTGCTCACCGCGGAGAGCGACACCCATCTCTTGTTGCTGGGCGCGCACGGCACGCCCACCGCCCTGAGCGCGCCGATGCTCGCGGCCCGCTACCAGCGGCTCGGCACGGAGGCGAAGGACACGCCGGGGCTGGCGCTCCTGCGCGAGCGCATGCGCGAGGGCGAGGCGGGCTCGCTGGTCATCGACCGCGCGGAGGCGGCGACGCTGGGGCTGGGCGACGCGGAGGTGGTGGCCAGCTTCGCGCCGGTGAGCATGAAGAACGGCGCGCTGTGGCCCCTGGCGTCGCTGTCCTCCACGCGCGGGCTGCGCTCGCACGAGCGGAGCCTGGTGCTGCGGCTGTCGTTCGCGGCCTTCCTGTTCTCGTCGTTCCTCATCGCCTTCGGCGTGTACGTGGTGCTGGCGCGGAGCCGCGCGGTGGCGCTCCAGGAGAGCCTGCGGCACGCCAGCCGCCTGGCCCACCTGCACGACAAGACGCAGAAGATCCTCGACCACATCCCCACGGGCGTACTCGCCCTGTCCACGTCGGGCCGCATCACCTCCGCCAACCAGGCGCTCAGCTCGCGGATGCCGAAGGACGTGGTGGGCTCCACGCTCGCGGCGGCGTTCCCCCAGGCCCACGCGCCCGTCATCCAGCGGCTGGAGGAGCTGGTCAACGCCGCGGGCCAGGACAACCGCGTGCGCAGCCTGCACGCCGAGCCGCTGCGCCTGTTCGAAGCGGAGGGCCAGTACAACGTCCACGCGGTGCCGCTGGAGCCGCACCAGCCCGACGTGCGGACGCTGCTGGTGCTGGAGGACTTGAGCAACCTGCGCGCGCTGGAGGGACAGCTCCTGCGCGCGGAGAAACTCGCCACCGTGGGCGTGCTCGCGGCGGGAATCGCGCACGAGATTGGCACGCCCCTGGGCATCATCCGCGGCCGGGCCGAGTACGTGCAGGACAAGCTGGGCCCGGAGCACCCGCAGGGCCCGGGCGTGGGCGCCATCGTCGAGCAGATCGACCGCGTCAGCCGCACCATCCGCCAGCTGCTGGACTTCTCCCGGCTGCAGCCCGCCGAGTCGCGCGCGGTGAGCCTGGCGCCGCTCGTGCGGAGCGTGCAGGAGCTGCTGCGCGTGGAGGCGGAGCGGCGCCACGTGGACCTGCGGCTGGAGGTGTCCCAGCCCCTGCCCTCGCTGGCGGCGGACGCGGACCAGCTCCAGCAGGTCCTGGTGAACCTGCTGCTCAACGCGTGCGACGCGTGCGAGCCCGGAGGCCAGGTGCGGCTGACGGCGACGCCGGGCGAGGCGGACGCGTCCGGCGCGTGGGGGCGCGTGTGCATCACCATCGAGGACGACGGGTGCGGCATCGCCCCCCGGCACCTGCACCAGGTCTTCGACCCATTCTTCACCACCAAGAAGCGCGGCCTGGGCACGGGCCTGGGACTCACCATGGTGGCGCACATCGTGCGCAACCACGGTGGCCGCATCGAGCTGGACAGCGCGCCCGGTCAAGGCACGCGAGTGATGCTGCAGTGGCCCGCCGCGGCCCCCGCGCGAGAGGAGCAACATGTCGGTTAG